The Streptomyces luteogriseus genome includes a window with the following:
- a CDS encoding glutamine synthetase family protein: MADRTPPLSVEELHTLVAGGEIDTVVLAFPDMQGRLQGKRFAARFFLDEVLQHGTEGCNYLLAVDTEMNTVDGYAMSSWDRGYGDFAMHPDLTTLRRVPWNAGTAMLHADLAWSDGSPVVAAPRQILRRQLERLAELGYTAQVGTELEFIVFKDTYEQAWDAGYKGLTPANQYNIDYSVLGTGRIEPLLRRIRNEMAGAGLTVESAKGECNPGQHEIAFRYDEALVTCDQHSVYKTGAKEIAAQEGMSITFMAKYNEREGNSCHIHLSLADADGTNAMAGDGEGGMSEVMRHFLAGQLAALRDFSLLYAPNINSYKRFQPGSFAPTAVAWGQDNRTCALRVVGHGRSLRFENRLPGGDVNPYLAVAGLVAAGLHGIEQKLELPEPCPGNAYAADLDHVPTTLREAAELWENSTVARAAFGDEVVAHYRNMARVELDAFDAAVTDWELRRSFERM; the protein is encoded by the coding sequence GTGGCAGACCGCACACCCCCGCTGAGCGTCGAGGAGCTGCACACCCTCGTCGCCGGCGGTGAGATCGACACTGTCGTCCTGGCCTTCCCCGACATGCAAGGGCGGCTCCAGGGCAAGCGGTTCGCCGCACGCTTCTTCCTCGACGAGGTCCTCCAGCACGGCACCGAGGGCTGCAACTACCTGCTCGCCGTCGACACCGAGATGAACACCGTCGACGGCTACGCCATGTCCTCCTGGGACCGCGGCTACGGCGACTTCGCCATGCACCCCGACCTCACCACCCTGCGCCGCGTCCCCTGGAACGCGGGCACGGCCATGCTCCACGCCGACCTCGCCTGGAGCGACGGCTCCCCGGTCGTCGCCGCCCCCCGCCAGATCCTGCGCCGCCAGCTGGAGCGCCTGGCCGAGCTCGGCTACACCGCCCAGGTCGGCACCGAGCTGGAGTTCATCGTCTTCAAGGACACCTACGAACAGGCCTGGGACGCGGGCTACAAGGGCCTGACCCCGGCCAACCAGTACAACATCGACTACTCGGTCCTCGGCACCGGCCGCATCGAGCCGCTGCTGCGCCGGATCCGCAACGAGATGGCCGGCGCCGGCCTCACCGTCGAGTCCGCCAAGGGCGAGTGCAACCCCGGCCAGCACGAGATCGCCTTCCGCTACGACGAGGCCCTGGTCACCTGCGACCAGCACTCCGTGTACAAGACCGGCGCCAAGGAGATCGCCGCCCAGGAGGGCATGTCGATCACCTTCATGGCCAAGTACAACGAGCGCGAGGGCAACTCCTGCCACATCCACCTCTCGCTCGCCGACGCCGACGGCACCAACGCCATGGCCGGGGACGGCGAAGGCGGCATGTCCGAGGTCATGCGCCACTTCCTCGCCGGCCAGCTCGCCGCGCTGCGCGACTTCTCCCTCCTCTACGCCCCCAACATCAACTCCTACAAGCGGTTCCAGCCCGGCTCCTTCGCCCCGACCGCCGTCGCCTGGGGCCAGGACAACCGCACCTGCGCGCTCAGGGTCGTCGGCCACGGCCGCTCGCTGCGCTTCGAGAACCGCCTGCCCGGCGGCGACGTCAACCCCTACCTGGCCGTCGCCGGACTGGTCGCGGCCGGACTGCACGGCATCGAGCAGAAACTGGAGCTGCCCGAACCCTGCCCCGGCAACGCCTACGCCGCCGACCTCGACCACGTCCCCACCACCCTGCGCGAGGCCGCCGAGCTCTGGGAGAACAGCACCGTCGCCCGGGCCGCCTTCGGCGACGAGGTCGTCGCGCACTACCGCAACATGGCGCGCGTCGAACTGGACGCCTTCGACGCCGCGGTGACCGACTGGGAGCTGCGCCGCTCCTTCGAACGCATGTGA